A window of Brevibacterium ihuae contains these coding sequences:
- the leuD gene encoding 3-isopropylmalate dehydratase small subunit, producing the protein MEKFSTHTGVGVPLRRSNVDTDQIIPAVYLKRVTRTGFEDALFAQWRKQDDFVLNHDVYRNGSVLVAGPDFGTGSSREHAVWALQDYGFAAVLSARFADIFRGNAGKGGLVAAQLEQSDIELIWKILENQPGAEVTVDLEARTVSCDTLTVPFQIDDYTRWRLLEGLDDIGLTLQNEADITAFESGRPAFKPTTLPART; encoded by the coding sequence ATGGAGAAGTTCTCCACCCACACCGGCGTCGGCGTGCCGCTGCGCCGCTCGAACGTCGACACCGACCAGATCATCCCCGCCGTCTACCTCAAGCGGGTCACCCGCACCGGCTTCGAGGACGCGCTCTTCGCGCAGTGGCGCAAGCAGGACGACTTCGTCCTCAACCACGACGTGTACCGCAACGGCTCCGTGCTCGTCGCCGGACCGGACTTCGGCACCGGCTCGTCGCGCGAGCACGCGGTGTGGGCGCTCCAGGACTACGGCTTCGCCGCAGTGCTGTCCGCCCGCTTCGCCGACATCTTCCGCGGCAACGCCGGGAAGGGCGGGCTCGTCGCCGCGCAGCTCGAGCAGTCCGACATCGAGCTCATCTGGAAGATCCTCGAGAACCAGCCCGGCGCTGAGGTCACCGTCGACCTCGAGGCGCGGACGGTCAGCTGCGACACGCTCACCGTGCCGTTCCAGATCGACGACTACACCCGGTGGCGCCTGCTCGAGGGCCTCGACGACATCGGCCTCACCCTGCAGAACGAGGCCGACATCACCGCCTTCGAGTCCGGGCGGCCCGCCTTCAAGCCCACGACGCTGCCCGCGCGCACTTGA
- a CDS encoding lysophospholipid acyltransferase family protein, giving the protein MSAPEKDPAQTPERPTPAHVSKYHVEFDTEALRSQYRTAPWVAGPVGAVFPLFGRVRTIDMDKIPEGPAIIVAYHASYLDPVLIGLALWRHGNLPHYLAKSGLFSGAIGTVLKRIGQIPVLRGSAQAGDSLQYARAALDAGEKVVIYPQGTLTKDPDLWPEPSKNGAARLALQTRAPVIPLAHWGLDRPMPVRRKIPRPTPRNVTTLLIGDPIPYDDLAYDHEGIRALTDRITSHIAAGVARLREEELPERFRAALHPGEER; this is encoded by the coding sequence ATGAGCGCCCCGGAGAAGGACCCCGCGCAGACCCCGGAGCGCCCGACGCCCGCCCACGTCTCGAAGTACCACGTCGAGTTCGACACCGAGGCGCTGCGGAGCCAGTACCGCACTGCTCCCTGGGTCGCGGGACCGGTGGGCGCGGTGTTCCCGCTGTTCGGCCGCGTGCGCACGATCGACATGGACAAGATCCCGGAGGGTCCGGCGATCATCGTCGCCTACCACGCGAGCTACCTCGACCCCGTGCTCATCGGCCTGGCGCTGTGGCGCCACGGGAACCTGCCGCACTACCTCGCGAAGTCGGGCCTGTTCTCCGGTGCCATCGGCACCGTCCTCAAGCGGATCGGCCAGATCCCGGTGCTGCGCGGCTCCGCCCAGGCCGGGGACTCCCTCCAGTACGCGCGCGCCGCGCTCGACGCCGGGGAGAAGGTCGTCATCTACCCGCAGGGGACCCTGACGAAGGACCCGGATCTGTGGCCCGAGCCCTCGAAGAACGGCGCGGCCCGGCTCGCGCTGCAGACCCGCGCGCCGGTGATCCCGCTCGCCCACTGGGGCCTCGACCGCCCCATGCCGGTCAGGCGGAAGATCCCGCGACCGACCCCGCGCAACGTCACCACGCTGCTCATCGGCGATCCGATCCCGTACGACGACCTCGCCTACGACCACGAGGGCATCCGCGCCCTCACCGACCGGATCACCTCCCACATCGCCGCCGGGGTCGCCCGCCTGCGCGAGGAGGAGCTCCCCGAGAGGTTCCGCGCCGCGCTCCACCCGGGGGAGGAGCGATGA
- a CDS encoding NAD(P)H-dependent glycerol-3-phosphate dehydrogenase — translation MTRVAVLGAGSWGTTFAAVIADAGTDVVLWARREEVAREIRTAHTNRAYLGDLELNPRITATADPAEALAGAEVVVVAVPAQSLRANLGAWMPLIADDAILVSLMKGIEVDTGLRMSEVIAEVSGRGREHIAIVSGPNLAKEIAARQPTATVVASACAGTAERIAALTANSYFRPYTNTDVVGVELGGAIKNVIALAVGMCDGQGLGDNSKASVITRGLAETSRLAVDMGAELHTLSGLAGLGDLVATCASPLSRNRSFGRLLGEGLTLEEAAARTKQTAEGVKSASAVLELGRSRGVDLPITQAVVAVLAGHLRVDELAGLLLARKRKTEGPAQ, via the coding sequence ATGACCCGCGTGGCCGTCCTCGGTGCCGGGTCCTGGGGCACGACCTTCGCCGCGGTCATCGCCGACGCCGGCACCGACGTCGTGCTGTGGGCCCGCCGCGAGGAGGTCGCCCGGGAGATCCGCACCGCGCACACCAACCGCGCCTACCTCGGGGACCTCGAGCTCAATCCGCGCATCACCGCGACCGCGGATCCCGCCGAGGCGCTCGCCGGGGCCGAGGTCGTCGTCGTCGCCGTGCCCGCGCAGTCCCTGCGGGCCAACCTCGGCGCGTGGATGCCGCTCATCGCCGACGACGCGATCCTCGTCAGCCTGATGAAGGGCATCGAGGTCGACACCGGTCTGCGGATGAGCGAGGTCATCGCCGAGGTGTCCGGCCGCGGGCGCGAGCACATCGCGATCGTCTCCGGGCCGAACCTCGCCAAGGAGATCGCCGCCCGCCAGCCCACCGCCACCGTCGTCGCCTCGGCGTGCGCCGGCACCGCGGAGCGGATCGCGGCCCTCACCGCGAACTCCTACTTCCGGCCGTACACGAACACCGATGTCGTCGGCGTCGAGCTCGGCGGGGCGATCAAGAACGTCATCGCGCTCGCCGTCGGGATGTGCGACGGGCAGGGCCTGGGCGACAACTCGAAGGCCTCGGTCATCACCCGCGGGCTCGCCGAGACCTCGCGCCTCGCGGTCGACATGGGCGCCGAGCTCCACACGCTGTCCGGGCTCGCCGGCCTCGGCGATCTCGTCGCCACGTGCGCCTCGCCGCTGTCGCGCAACCGCTCCTTCGGCCGGCTGCTCGGCGAGGGCCTCACCCTCGAGGAGGCCGCCGCCCGGACGAAGCAGACCGCCGAAGGCGTGAAGTCCGCGTCCGCGGTGCTCGAGCTCGGCCGTTCGCGCGGCGTCGATCTGCCGATCACCCAGGCCGTCGTCGCCGTCCTCGCCGGGCACCTGCGTGTTGACGAACTCGCCGGTTTGCTATTGGCTCGGAAGAGGAAGACCGAAGGACCCGCCCAGTAG
- a CDS encoding D-alanine--D-alanine ligase family protein, whose amino-acid sequence MTPADTRPLVAVLFGGRTPEHSVSCVTAAGVLAAVDPQKYRVLPIGITRQGTWRLVEDWQDMRFDPDAMPEVVDDGTEILPPVAATGSPLLQRGADGAFTELGTVDVYFPMLHGPFGEDGTIQGFFEISDTPYVGSGVFASAASMDKHFMKIVLRAAGLPVCPWEKVTDREWREDAAVATERISALGYPVFVKPARAGSSVGVSKVADPAGLDAAFAEAFAHDHKVIVEPMVTGREIECGVLGSLHRDAPRASELGEITVVGDHEFYDFEAKYLDGDSVVLTCPAELDAAVGDRVREAAVRAFEAFDCTGLARVDTFVTPDGEVVINEINTLPGMTPSSMFPRMWRASGMEYPAVVDELIRTALEDVPAAPAG is encoded by the coding sequence ATGACTCCCGCAGACACCCGCCCCCTCGTCGCCGTGCTCTTCGGCGGCAGGACCCCCGAGCACTCCGTCAGCTGCGTCACGGCTGCCGGGGTGCTCGCGGCCGTCGACCCGCAGAAGTACCGGGTGCTGCCCATCGGTATCACCCGGCAGGGGACGTGGCGGCTCGTCGAGGACTGGCAGGACATGCGCTTCGACCCCGATGCGATGCCCGAGGTGGTCGACGACGGCACGGAGATCCTCCCGCCCGTCGCCGCGACCGGCTCCCCGCTGCTCCAGCGCGGTGCCGACGGCGCGTTCACCGAGCTCGGGACGGTCGACGTCTACTTCCCGATGCTCCACGGCCCGTTCGGCGAGGACGGGACCATCCAGGGCTTCTTCGAGATCTCGGACACCCCCTACGTGGGCTCCGGGGTGTTCGCCTCGGCGGCGAGCATGGACAAGCACTTCATGAAGATCGTGCTCCGCGCAGCGGGCCTCCCCGTGTGCCCGTGGGAAAAGGTGACCGATCGCGAGTGGCGGGAGGACGCGGCGGTCGCGACCGAGCGGATCTCCGCCCTCGGGTACCCGGTCTTCGTCAAGCCCGCGCGGGCGGGATCGAGCGTGGGCGTGTCCAAGGTCGCGGATCCCGCCGGCCTCGATGCGGCCTTCGCGGAGGCGTTCGCGCACGATCACAAGGTCATCGTCGAACCCATGGTCACCGGCCGCGAGATCGAGTGCGGCGTGCTCGGCTCGCTCCACCGGGACGCCCCGCGGGCGAGCGAGCTCGGGGAGATCACCGTGGTCGGCGATCACGAGTTCTACGACTTCGAGGCGAAGTACCTCGACGGCGACTCCGTCGTCCTCACCTGCCCCGCCGAGCTCGACGCCGCGGTCGGGGACAGGGTCCGCGAGGCCGCCGTGCGGGCCTTCGAGGCCTTCGACTGCACGGGGCTGGCCCGCGTCGACACCTTCGTCACGCCCGACGGCGAGGTCGTCATCAACGAGATCAACACGCTGCCCGGCATGACCCCGAGCTCGATGTTCCCCCGCATGTGGCGCGCGAGCGGCATGGAGTACCCGGCAGTCGTCGACGAGCTCATCCGGACCGCCCTCGAGGACGTTCCGGCGGCACCGGCCGGCTGA
- a CDS encoding YbhB/YbcL family Raf kinase inhibitor-like protein, protein MTEFQNSPFANLKDVPRFELTSTDISEGTELAEAQRSGIMGVPGGQDVSPQLSWSGFPAETQAFAVTCYDPEAPTGSGFWHWAVTDLPGDVTSLQTDAGNPEAGLLPDSAVTMRNDAGEPRFVGAAPPEGHGPHRYFFIVHALSEPLGLDDSASPAFVGFNLFFKSIGRAWIETTFEAK, encoded by the coding sequence ATGACCGAATTCCAGAACTCGCCGTTCGCCAACCTCAAGGACGTCCCCCGGTTCGAGCTCACCAGCACGGACATCTCCGAGGGAACCGAGCTCGCCGAGGCCCAGCGCTCGGGGATCATGGGCGTGCCCGGCGGCCAGGACGTGTCCCCGCAGCTCTCGTGGTCCGGCTTCCCGGCCGAGACCCAGGCCTTCGCCGTGACGTGCTACGACCCGGAGGCCCCCACCGGATCCGGCTTCTGGCACTGGGCCGTGACCGACCTCCCCGGCGACGTCACCTCGCTGCAGACCGACGCCGGCAACCCCGAGGCCGGCCTGCTGCCGGATTCGGCCGTGACGATGCGCAACGACGCCGGCGAGCCCCGCTTCGTCGGAGCCGCCCCGCCGGAGGGCCACGGACCGCACCGCTACTTCTTCATCGTGCACGCGCTCTCGGAGCCGCTCGGCCTCGACGACTCCGCCTCGCCGGCCTTCGTCGGCTTCAACCTGTTCTTCAAGTCCATCGGGCGCGCCTGGATCGAAACCACTTTCGAGGCGAAGTAA
- a CDS encoding ATP-dependent DNA helicase RecG: MTADIPLSRLISRKRDLTDLATVGITTIEEALRHFPRTYVVPGEVTPLDALVPDTVAVVSARVVRVTAKQLSGRKSLTAVVLSDGRSEVEAPFFNQPWIANTLTTGRHVALTGKVTLYRGTVQIASPRWLNPTGTESLDEEDLAVPIPIYRATGTIATTRIQRLIRVLLDTAPPEVFADPVAGDIRAAHGLPDYRTALEWVHRPTDAAQPRAALQRWRFEEAYALQAELLSRKALAADDRAVALPGAEGEAGLLAAFDRGLPFALTGSQAAVGADIARDLAAEEPMNRLLHGDVGSGKTLVALRAMLQAVDSGAQAALLAPTEVLATQHHRSLVRYLGGLAEVDGLFDAERTTEGGPAVWAGGADRAGGRQVRVALLTGSLPAAERKRLLLDLVSGRIDILVGTHALLSDTTMFHRLGLVVVDEQHRFGVRQRESLRAKGGDRIPHTLVMTATPIPRTVAMTVFGDLDVSVLADMPGGSRSITTHAVSLDAHPRWLGRILELVGESGTRGEQTFIVASRIETEPPSVDEAGAPVPELLGVEDLTARIEAHPALAGLRIASLHGRMEPGRKDTVMRLFAAAEIDVLVATTVIEVGIDVPNARTMVVYDADRFGVAQLHQLRGRVGRDGSAATCFLVSRQPAGSDAMERLETVAATLDGFALAEYDVEQRREGDVLGRAQSGRGTSLRYLSVIRDVGIIEAAREAAAQTVLADPGLTGSPVLRAYVDRLLGDPDEDWIEAG; this comes from the coding sequence GTGACCGCCGACATCCCGCTGTCGCGGCTGATCTCCCGCAAGCGCGACCTCACCGATCTCGCGACGGTCGGCATCACGACGATCGAGGAGGCGCTGCGCCACTTCCCGCGGACCTACGTCGTGCCGGGAGAGGTCACCCCGCTCGACGCGCTCGTCCCCGACACCGTCGCGGTGGTGAGCGCCCGGGTGGTGCGGGTGACCGCCAAGCAGCTCTCCGGCCGCAAGTCGCTCACCGCCGTCGTGCTCTCCGACGGCCGGTCCGAGGTCGAGGCGCCGTTCTTCAACCAGCCGTGGATCGCGAACACGCTCACCACCGGCCGTCACGTGGCGCTCACCGGCAAGGTCACCCTCTACCGCGGAACCGTGCAGATCGCCTCGCCCCGCTGGCTCAACCCCACCGGCACCGAATCCCTCGACGAGGAGGACCTCGCGGTGCCGATCCCGATCTACCGGGCGACGGGCACGATCGCCACCACGCGGATCCAGCGCCTCATCCGCGTGCTCCTCGACACCGCCCCGCCCGAGGTGTTCGCGGATCCGGTCGCCGGCGACATCCGCGCCGCGCACGGCCTGCCCGATTACCGCACCGCCCTCGAATGGGTGCACCGGCCGACCGACGCGGCGCAGCCGCGCGCCGCGCTGCAGCGGTGGAGGTTCGAGGAGGCCTACGCGCTCCAGGCCGAGCTGCTCTCGCGCAAGGCGCTCGCCGCCGACGACCGCGCGGTCGCCCTGCCCGGGGCGGAGGGCGAGGCGGGTCTGCTCGCGGCGTTCGACCGGGGCCTGCCGTTCGCGCTCACCGGCTCCCAGGCCGCGGTGGGCGCGGACATCGCGCGCGACCTCGCCGCCGAGGAGCCGATGAACCGCCTGCTCCACGGCGACGTCGGGTCCGGCAAGACCCTCGTCGCGCTGCGCGCGATGCTCCAGGCCGTCGACTCCGGCGCGCAGGCCGCGCTGCTCGCCCCCACCGAGGTGCTCGCCACGCAGCACCACCGCTCGCTCGTGCGCTACCTCGGCGGTCTCGCCGAGGTCGACGGCCTGTTCGACGCCGAGCGCACCACCGAGGGCGGTCCCGCCGTGTGGGCAGGCGGCGCCGACCGCGCCGGCGGCCGGCAGGTGCGCGTCGCGCTGCTCACCGGCTCGCTGCCGGCCGCCGAGCGCAAGCGGCTGCTCCTCGACCTCGTCTCCGGCCGGATCGACATCCTCGTCGGCACCCATGCGCTGCTGTCGGACACGACGATGTTCCACCGCCTCGGCCTCGTCGTCGTCGACGAGCAGCACCGGTTCGGGGTGCGGCAGCGCGAGAGCCTCCGGGCGAAGGGCGGGGACCGGATCCCGCACACCCTCGTCATGACCGCCACCCCGATCCCGCGGACGGTCGCGATGACGGTGTTCGGGGACCTCGACGTGTCCGTCCTCGCCGACATGCCCGGCGGGTCGCGCTCGATCACCACCCACGCGGTGTCCCTCGACGCCCACCCGCGCTGGCTCGGGCGGATCCTCGAGCTCGTGGGGGAGAGCGGGACGCGCGGCGAGCAGACCTTCATCGTCGCCTCCCGCATCGAGACCGAGCCGCCGTCGGTGGACGAGGCGGGCGCACCCGTGCCCGAGCTCCTCGGCGTCGAGGACCTCACCGCGCGCATCGAGGCGCACCCGGCGCTCGCCGGGCTGCGGATCGCGAGCCTCCACGGGCGCATGGAACCCGGGCGCAAGGACACGGTGATGCGGCTGTTCGCGGCGGCGGAGATCGACGTCCTCGTCGCCACCACGGTGATCGAGGTGGGGATCGACGTGCCCAACGCCCGCACCATGGTCGTCTACGACGCCGACCGCTTCGGCGTCGCCCAGCTCCATCAGCTCCGCGGCCGCGTGGGGCGCGACGGGTCGGCGGCGACGTGCTTCCTCGTCAGTCGGCAGCCGGCCGGCTCGGATGCGATGGAGCGGCTCGAGACCGTCGCCGCCACCCTCGACGGGTTCGCGCTCGCCGAGTACGACGTCGAGCAGCGGCGGGAGGGGGACGTGCTCGGCCGCGCCCAGTCCGGCCGGGGCACCTCGCTGCGCTACCTGTCGGTGATCCGGGACGTCGGGATCATCGAGGCGGCGCGCGAGGCCGCGGCGCAGACCGTGCTCGCCGACCCCGGGCTCACCGGCAGCCCGGTGCTGCGGGCGTACGTCGACCGGCTGCTCGGGGACCCCGACGAGGACTGGATCGAGGCGGGTTGA
- a CDS encoding DAK2 domain-containing protein has translation MSTEEDPVRLNGRLAARWARRTVERLRRERNDINALNVFPVPDGDTGSNLYHTVRSAYRAVENLSGSVTLPEVVGAMATGALRGARGNSGLILSVALRGVADALEGVTVLDAPTFAGALELASARARDAVADPVDGTMLTVLESMAAEARRSAEAGDSLIELIEAVRSRSREALCETTGQLDVLFEANIVDAGSTGIVELFDLLYLTVTGRAPTSDRSIARDAAAGAELPTLRGSGHGAGEDALELVFHLAEEKDRTRPVKRLLAKARGSSVVVSWPMVHVHVPDEEHALAVLSGCARYGIADLRVEDLSVTGGRDARTSVIALVSGIGLLFACGLQDAVALDSDSPFVHSRLAEVVADATSPVIVVPDSAAALRTVQETYAETDGVEVVRSRSVAAVLSALAVHDAGEDPRIIFADMSEAASATRVGAVVEAHTGSAGPLMFERGDLLTVIDGRIRAVETDPVEAVVALAERLLGAGGELLTVVTGARLPDTVGEALSTHLAAAHPEVSVETLHSLHPTGYAVLGVE, from the coding sequence GTGAGCACGGAGGAGGATCCGGTCCGGCTCAACGGCCGACTCGCCGCCCGCTGGGCGCGCCGCACGGTCGAGCGGCTGCGGCGCGAGCGCAACGACATCAACGCCCTCAACGTCTTCCCGGTGCCCGACGGCGACACCGGCTCGAACCTCTACCACACCGTGCGCAGCGCCTACCGCGCGGTGGAGAACCTCTCCGGGTCCGTCACCCTGCCCGAGGTCGTCGGCGCGATGGCCACCGGCGCGCTGCGCGGCGCCCGCGGGAACTCCGGACTCATCCTCTCCGTCGCACTGCGCGGGGTGGCCGATGCGCTCGAGGGCGTCACCGTGCTCGACGCCCCGACCTTCGCCGGCGCCCTCGAACTCGCCTCCGCGCGCGCCCGGGACGCGGTCGCCGACCCCGTCGACGGCACCATGCTCACCGTGCTCGAATCGATGGCCGCCGAGGCGCGCCGGAGCGCCGAGGCCGGGGACTCGCTCATCGAGCTCATCGAGGCCGTGCGCTCCCGATCCCGGGAGGCCCTCTGTGAGACGACGGGCCAGCTCGACGTGCTGTTCGAGGCGAACATCGTCGATGCCGGCTCGACAGGGATCGTCGAGCTCTTCGACCTCCTCTACCTCACCGTCACCGGCCGCGCGCCCACCTCGGACCGGAGCATCGCCCGCGACGCCGCCGCCGGCGCGGAGCTGCCGACGCTCCGCGGCTCCGGGCACGGCGCAGGCGAGGATGCGCTCGAGCTCGTGTTCCACCTCGCCGAGGAGAAGGACCGGACCCGTCCGGTCAAGCGCCTCCTCGCGAAGGCCCGCGGCAGCTCGGTCGTCGTGTCCTGGCCGATGGTCCACGTCCACGTCCCCGACGAGGAGCACGCGCTCGCCGTGCTCAGCGGGTGCGCCCGCTACGGGATCGCCGACCTGCGCGTGGAGGACCTCTCGGTGACCGGCGGACGCGACGCCCGCACCTCGGTCATCGCCCTCGTCAGCGGGATCGGCCTGCTGTTCGCCTGCGGGCTCCAGGACGCCGTCGCGCTCGACTCCGACAGCCCGTTCGTCCACTCCCGGCTCGCGGAGGTCGTCGCCGACGCCACCTCCCCGGTGATCGTCGTGCCCGACAGCGCCGCGGCGCTGCGGACGGTGCAGGAGACCTATGCGGAGACCGACGGCGTCGAGGTCGTCCGCTCCCGCTCGGTCGCCGCCGTGCTGTCCGCGCTCGCCGTCCACGACGCCGGCGAGGACCCGCGGATCATCTTCGCCGACATGTCCGAGGCGGCCTCGGCCACGCGCGTCGGGGCGGTCGTCGAGGCGCACACCGGTTCGGCCGGGCCGCTGATGTTCGAGCGCGGGGACCTGCTCACCGTCATCGACGGCCGCATCCGCGCCGTCGAGACCGACCCCGTCGAGGCCGTCGTCGCGCTCGCCGAGCGCCTGCTCGGCGCCGGCGGGGAGCTGCTCACCGTCGTCACCGGGGCGCGCCTGCCGGACACCGTCGGAGAGGCACTGTCGACGCATCTCGCCGCCGCCCATCCGGAGGTGTCGGTCGAGACGCTCCACAGCCTCCACCCGACCGGCTACGCCGTGCTCGGCGTCGAATAG
- the murA gene encoding UDP-N-acetylglucosamine 1-carboxyvinyltransferase produces the protein MLEVHGGQPLTGRVRVRGAKNLVSKAMVAALLGDTPSVLRGVPRIRDVEVVTGLLDVHGVSVASGPDAGFPDGELTLDPAQVSQGSIVDIDAHAGASRIPILFCGPLLHRLGQAFIPDLGGCRIGDRPIDFHLEVLRQFGATVDKTPGGIRLTAPERLRGTKLELPYPSVGATEQVLLTAVRAEGITELKNAAIESEIMDLVAVLQKMGAIISVDTDRVLRIEGVDSMRGYVHRALPDRIEAGSWAAAALATGGDIVVEGAHQPDMITFLNVFRKIGGAFEVAEDGIRFSHPGGALHSIVLETGVHPGFMTDWQQPLVVALTQAGGLSIIHETVYENRFGFTDALGRMGATIQLYRECLGGTPCRFGRRNFRHSAVISGPTPLTGADIEVPDLRGGFSHLIAALAAEGTSRVRGIELINRGYEDFLDKLAGLGARVSAA, from the coding sequence ATGCTCGAGGTCCACGGAGGACAGCCGCTGACCGGACGCGTCCGGGTCCGCGGGGCCAAGAACCTCGTGTCCAAGGCGATGGTCGCCGCGCTGCTCGGCGACACCCCCTCGGTGCTCCGCGGGGTGCCGCGGATCCGCGACGTCGAGGTCGTCACCGGCCTTCTCGACGTCCATGGCGTGTCGGTGGCGAGTGGGCCGGACGCCGGCTTCCCCGACGGCGAGCTCACCCTCGACCCGGCCCAGGTGTCGCAGGGCTCGATCGTCGACATCGACGCCCACGCCGGGGCCTCGCGGATCCCGATCCTGTTCTGCGGCCCGCTTCTCCACCGCCTCGGCCAGGCGTTCATCCCCGATCTCGGCGGCTGCCGGATCGGCGACCGGCCGATCGACTTCCACCTCGAGGTGCTCCGGCAGTTCGGCGCGACCGTCGACAAGACCCCCGGCGGCATCCGGCTCACCGCCCCCGAGCGCCTGCGCGGCACGAAGCTCGAGCTGCCCTACCCGTCCGTCGGCGCCACCGAGCAGGTGCTCCTCACCGCGGTGCGCGCCGAGGGCATCACCGAGCTCAAGAACGCCGCGATCGAATCGGAGATCATGGATCTCGTCGCCGTCCTCCAGAAGATGGGCGCGATCATCTCCGTCGACACCGACCGGGTCCTCCGGATCGAGGGCGTCGACTCCATGCGCGGGTACGTCCACCGCGCCCTGCCCGACCGCATCGAGGCCGGTTCGTGGGCCGCGGCCGCGCTCGCCACCGGCGGCGACATCGTCGTGGAGGGCGCGCACCAGCCGGACATGATCACTTTCCTCAACGTGTTCCGGAAGATCGGCGGGGCGTTCGAGGTCGCCGAGGACGGCATCCGCTTCAGCCACCCCGGCGGCGCGCTCCACTCGATCGTCCTCGAGACCGGCGTCCACCCCGGATTCATGACCGACTGGCAGCAGCCGCTCGTCGTCGCGCTCACCCAGGCTGGCGGCCTGTCGATCATCCACGAGACGGTGTACGAGAACCGTTTCGGGTTCACCGACGCGCTCGGCAGGATGGGGGCGACGATCCAGCTCTACCGGGAGTGCCTGGGCGGCACTCCGTGCCGGTTCGGCCGCCGGAACTTCCGCCACTCCGCGGTGATCTCCGGCCCGACCCCGCTCACCGGCGCCGACATCGAGGTGCCGGACCTGCGCGGCGGGTTCTCCCACCTCATCGCCGCCCTCGCCGCCGAAGGGACCTCGCGGGTGCGCGGCATCGAGCTCATCAACCGCGGCTATGAGGACTTCCTCGACAAGCTCGCCGGCCTCGGAGCCCGGGTGAGCGCCGCATGA
- the thiL gene encoding thiamine-phosphate kinase: protein MSPSADPVPTLADLGEDGVLARLLARLPAPDAQPAGVEVLVGPGDDAAVSQPDGRLVTTTDMLVEGEDFLADWCDPVSLGIKAAAQNLADVHAMGAAPHGLVIALAAPGTTAVDVLEGIMEGFAAEAARAGAAVLGGDLSGGPCLVVSVTALGALTGAPVLRSGARPGDAIVLGGTMGRAAAGLDLLLAGFRPGAPGPEAAVRDALIAAAARALAPVAHALIDASDGPAGDLGRISRASGTAIALDGAALTALARPLEPAAAALGDPDPAARALHWVLTGGEDHGFLAAVPPESVPVGLTRIGTCRSGDSGLTLDGEPVTDPAFTHFTGDR, encoded by the coding sequence ATGAGCCCGTCCGCCGACCCCGTGCCCACCCTCGCCGATCTCGGCGAGGACGGCGTGCTCGCACGCCTCCTCGCCCGGCTCCCCGCTCCGGACGCGCAGCCTGCCGGCGTCGAGGTCCTCGTCGGCCCGGGGGACGATGCCGCGGTCTCGCAGCCGGACGGCCGGCTCGTCACCACCACCGACATGCTCGTCGAGGGGGAGGACTTCCTCGCCGACTGGTGCGATCCGGTGAGCCTGGGGATCAAGGCCGCCGCGCAGAACCTCGCCGACGTCCATGCGATGGGGGCCGCCCCCCATGGCCTCGTCATCGCCCTCGCCGCCCCCGGCACCACCGCGGTCGACGTGCTCGAGGGGATCATGGAGGGCTTCGCCGCCGAGGCCGCCCGGGCGGGAGCCGCAGTGCTCGGCGGCGACCTGTCGGGCGGGCCGTGCCTCGTCGTCTCCGTCACCGCGCTCGGTGCGCTCACCGGCGCCCCCGTGCTGCGCTCCGGCGCCCGACCCGGGGACGCGATCGTCCTCGGCGGCACCATGGGCCGGGCGGCCGCCGGCCTCGATCTGCTCCTCGCCGGGTTCCGACCCGGAGCGCCCGGACCCGAGGCCGCGGTGCGCGACGCGCTCATCGCAGCGGCCGCCCGCGCCCTCGCCCCGGTGGCGCACGCGCTCATCGACGCCTCGGACGGCCCGGCCGGCGACCTCGGCCGGATCTCCCGCGCCTCGGGCACGGCGATCGCGCTCGACGGCGCCGCGCTCACCGCCCTCGCCCGCCCCCTCGAACCGGCCGCCGCCGCGCTCGGCGATCCCGACCCCGCCGCCCGTGCGCTCCACTGGGTGCTCACCGGGGGAGAGGACCACGGGTTCCTCGCCGCCGTGCCGCCTGAGAGCGTTCCGGTAGGCTTGACCCGCATCGGCACGTGCCGGTCGGGCGACAGCGGACTCACCCTCGACGGGGAGCCGGTCACCGACCCGGCGTTCACACACTTCACGGGGGACAGGTGA
- a CDS encoding DUF3515 family protein, with product MLRDRPSRRALRRVVPLALLAPVLAACTPALIVDPAPNAHDPACADVMLRMPDEIDGTPDRDTSSQGTEAWGDPAIAIARCGMEPPAPTTDRCVTVDGVDWISTEEAADSWTFVTYGRTPAVEVILDPQKVSGATVLSSVSPAVALLEETSACVGAHDAEQVPELPEE from the coding sequence ATGCTCCGTGATCGTCCTTCCCGCCGCGCGCTCCGGCGCGTCGTCCCGCTCGCCCTGCTCGCGCCCGTGCTCGCCGCATGCACCCCGGCGCTCATCGTCGATCCGGCGCCGAACGCCCACGATCCCGCGTGCGCCGACGTCATGCTCCGGATGCCCGATGAGATCGACGGGACCCCGGACCGGGACACCTCCTCGCAGGGGACCGAGGCGTGGGGCGATCCGGCGATCGCGATAGCGCGCTGCGGGATGGAGCCGCCCGCCCCGACCACCGACCGGTGCGTCACCGTCGACGGCGTGGACTGGATCTCGACGGAGGAGGCCGCGGACTCGTGGACCTTCGTCACCTACGGGCGGACCCCGGCGGTCGAGGTCATCCTCGACCCGCAGAAGGTGTCGGGGGCGACGGTGCTGTCGTCGGTGTCCCCGGCCGTGGCGCTGCTCGAGGAGACGAGCGCGTGCGTGGGCGCCCACGATGCCGAGCAGGTGCCCGAGCTCCCCGAGGAGTGA